A region from the Triticum urartu cultivar G1812 chromosome 1, Tu2.1, whole genome shotgun sequence genome encodes:
- the LOC125549379 gene encoding pyridoxal phosphate homeostasis protein-like: MASVAAVEGAAAALRSVLSRAQQAAARAGRAPESVRVVAVSKTKPVGVIRGVYDAGHRCFGENYVQELIDKAPQLPEDIEWHFIGNLQSNKAKALLAGVPSLDMVESVDDEKIANRLDRVVADLGRKPLKVLVQVNTSGEESKFGVDPSGCVGLAKHVKSSCPNLVFSGLMTIGMLDYSSTPENFKALTSCRKEVCDELGIPEEQCELSMGMSADFEQAIEMGSTNVRVGSTIFGAREYPKKN, translated from the exons atggcgtcCGTGGCGGCGGTGGAGGGCGCGGCCGCGGCGCTCCGGTCGGTGCTGTCGCGCGCgcagcaggcggcggcgcgggcggggcGCGCGCCGGAGTCGGTGCGCGTGGTGGCCGTGAGCAAGACGAAGCCCGTGGGCGTCATCCGCGGCGTGTACGACGCCGGCCACCGCTGCTTCGGCGAGAACTACGTCCAGGAGCTCATCGACAAGGCCCCCCAG CTTCCAGAGGATATTGAGTGGCACTTCATTGGGAACCTGCAGAGCAACAAAGCCAAAGCCCTGCTAG CTGGTGTACCAAGTCTTGACATGGTTGAGAGCGTAGACGACGAGAAG ATCGCAAATCGTCTTGATCGGGTGGTAGCTGATTTGGGGAGAAAACCTCTTAAGGTCTTGGTCCAAGTTAACACAAGTGGAGAAGAAT CAAAATTTGGAGTAGATCCCTCAGGGTGTGTGGGATTAGCAAAACATGTCAAGTCAAGCTGCCCAAATCTTGTATTTTCTGGTTTGATGACAATTGGAATGCTTGATTACTCCTCAACTCCAGAGAATTTCAAG GCATTGACTAGTTGCCGGAAGGAGGTATGCGATGAACTTGGAATACCAGAAGAGCAGTGCGAGCTGTCAATGGGCATGTCTGCTGATTTTGAGCAGGCG ATTGAAATGGGCAGCACAAATGTCAGGGTTGGATCAACCATATTTGGTGCAAGAGAATACCCAAAGAAGAACTAG